Below is a genomic region from Prunus persica cultivar Lovell chromosome G3, Prunus_persica_NCBIv2, whole genome shotgun sequence.
CCGAAGGCACCATGGCCTCAGCTAGAATTTCCAAGCTGTCTGTGATGAATGAAAGGATTTGATCATCATCAAAAACCCAAGATTTCAACTTAGGAATCATGCCAATGATAATTGCCAAAAGAGAAGCAATTGTTGGGGGCTGAAGAATGCCATGAATTGGTGTCATCCCAGCAACAGACCTGATTTTCCTCACCATTATAGGCTCTGCCAGACACTTGGTACTTCTTGGCTGACCtcccttcttctccttctcctcctcgcCGCCTAAATCCGGAAGAGCGGTGTGGGAAAGTATAGAATTGCTGCTATTAAAAAGTCTTGCAATAAAGGGTGTCTTGCAATGCTCAATTTCCTTATCTTCCATTCCAGGCCATTCAGCCTCAACAAGAAGTGGCCTAGTGagatcattttcatttccattttcattgcCGTTGCCATTGCCATTGCCATTAGACCCCAATTCCTCAATCTCACGATACTCCTCTTCCTCAACAACAACTTCATAGGCACTTCTACTAGATTCCAAGGTGGGCTCCATCATGTGATAAACAAGTGTATAAACAAGAATAACAGAAACCCATTGGGAAAAAGATACATATGCCACACCAGCCTCAGTGCAGTCATCTTCAGTACCAAAAGGGTTATCATCACTGTGGCAAACAGAGGCCACAATTGCAAGAGGGAGATTGCCTGTGTTTCCAAATGCAGTCATGATTATGGtaaatctaaaaaattcaGGTGGTGGCCTGCAAATTATTGCTACCAAAACCCCCAAAACACACCCAATTGTGGTACTTATAACAACATTTACAGGAATGAACCACCAATTCAGCAAGTTCTTTAAGGTGATGGATGGACCAAGATTGGTGAAGATCAAGCAGGGCAAAAAGACGGCAAACACCAGCTTACTGAGAAATGTGAAAGTGGCTTTTGGGACAAGTTGGTATTTTGGGTGAGCAAGAAGTAAACCAATGGCAGCCATACAAAGGAGCTTCAATAAAGGCAGTACTGCACTTAGGAGCAAACCTCCTTTGAGAGTGTTTCCGTGCATTGAAGCAAGGAAAAAATCCATTGTTTTGTTGCTTTCAATGGAAACCCAAGAAATTCAGAAATCAGAAGAATTGAACGAGCAAAACTTGGATCAAACACCTCTTATAAATTCAGAAATCACAAGAATTGATCCCAATAAGATCTCATAACAAGTacgaaattaaattaatctgaCCTGTGATTTGAGATGTGGAGAGTTTGTGACCTTCCAATTTGAAGCAATCATTTGATTGGTGGTTTGAGCTTTTATACAATTCACCTACATCAACGAATTTTCACATTAACCAATTAATAGCATTAAATTTTTTCagagcgatagtctaaattataaagaagGGAAGTTTTTCACATACACATTACTATTGTGCCATAGTGATTCAAATCCGAAACCATTCATTTCTATGTCAATGTTATTTTCCACTATAATATTCCCCACCCCGTCAACCAATTccattattttaatattcagACAATGAGAGCGtttaaaaaaatgcattaATTTTGGGACAACCAGAGGGTTGAAAACGAATATCCACCCATACATAAGATTTGAAGTGTGACATACAATCAGAGTCAGACCTTTGAAGATGATATCACATGATGCACGTGATATGTTCCATAATTGTGGTGgctattaaaaatatatatatatatatatatatataaatttgagatctttttcattataaatagagttatTTAGTCGTATAAActctacaccatttaatttttataaataatccCAAAATATGACTGCTGGccctatttaatttaattt
It encodes:
- the LOC18782492 gene encoding protein PIN-LIKES 2 isoform X1; its protein translation is MDFFLASMHGNTLKGGLLLSAVLPLLKLLCMAAIGLLLAHPKYQLVPKATFTFLSKLVFAVFLPCLIFTNLGPSITLKNLLNWWFIPVNVVISTTIGCVLGVLVAIICRPPPEFFRFTIIMTAFGNTGNLPLAIVASVCHSDDNPFGTEDDCTEAGVAYVSFSQWVSVILVYTLVYHMMEPTLESSRSAYEVVVEEEEYREIEELGSNGNGNGNGNENGNENDLTRPLLVEAEWPGMEDKEIEHCKTPFIARLFNSSNSILSHTALPDLGGEEEKEKKGGQPRSTKCLAEPIMVRKIRSVAGMTPIHGILQPPTIASLLAIIIGMIPKLKSWVFDDDQILSFITDSLEILAEAMVPSAVLVLGGMLAEGPNESNLGMRTTIGIIVARLLVLPLIGIGVILLSDKLNILIDDDPLYRFVLLLQYTTPSAILLGAVASLRGYAVREASALLFWQHIVAVFSLSVYIIVYFYILF
- the LOC18782492 gene encoding protein PIN-LIKES 2 isoform X2; this encodes MVSDLNHYGTIVMCELYKSSNHQSNDCFKLEGHKLSTSQITGNLPLAIVASVCHSDDNPFGTEDDCTEAGVAYVSFSQWVSVILVYTLVYHMMEPTLESSRSAYEVVVEEEEYREIEELGSNGNGNGNGNENGNENDLTRPLLVEAEWPGMEDKEIEHCKTPFIARLFNSSNSILSHTALPDLGGEEEKEKKGGQPRSTKCLAEPIMVRKIRSVAGMTPIHGILQPPTIASLLAIIIGMIPKLKSWVFDDDQILSFITDSLEILAEAMVPSAVLVLGGMLAEGPNESNLGMRTTIGIIVARLLVLPLIGIGVILLSDKLNILIDDDPLYRFVLLLQYTTPSAILLGAVASLRGYAVREASALLFWQHIVAVFSLSVYIIVYFYILF